A genomic segment from Thermococcus sp. LS1 encodes:
- a CDS encoding 2-oxoacid:ferredoxin oxidoreductase subunit beta — translation MAKEIYSTYPMVKYLRKEALPTALCPGCGGGTVLNAFANAVDQLKIDPKDLVVVSGIGCSAWIASPYFLADTLHTTHGRAIAFATGVKVGLPDKKVVVISGDGDLASIGGNHLLHAARRNIDITVLLVNNFIYGMTGGQVAPTTPFGAKTTTSPYRNIEHPLQISETVAAAGASYVARWTTAHVYQLIESIKTALQVKGFSLVEVISQCPVQYGRRNKMKEPAEMLRWFLKNSVPVSKAKKMSPEELEGKFIIGEIINRQRPEFTEELNKLIDEVQEHFGLKGE, via the coding sequence ATGGCGAAGGAAATCTATTCCACTTATCCGATGGTCAAATATCTCCGTAAGGAGGCCCTGCCCACAGCCCTCTGCCCCGGATGTGGTGGGGGAACCGTTCTCAACGCCTTTGCAAATGCAGTTGACCAGCTTAAGATAGACCCGAAGGATTTGGTCGTCGTCAGCGGTATAGGCTGTTCCGCATGGATTGCCTCTCCATACTTCCTCGCCGACACCCTTCACACGACTCACGGGAGGGCAATAGCCTTCGCGACGGGAGTTAAGGTCGGTTTGCCGGACAAGAAGGTCGTCGTCATAAGTGGCGACGGTGATCTGGCCAGCATAGGCGGAAACCACCTCCTCCACGCCGCGAGGAGGAACATAGACATAACGGTACTCCTCGTCAACAACTTCATCTACGGAATGACCGGCGGCCAGGTGGCTCCGACGACACCCTTTGGGGCAAAGACCACCACCAGCCCCTACAGAAACATAGAGCACCCGCTCCAGATCTCTGAGACCGTTGCCGCTGCTGGAGCTTCATACGTGGCAAGGTGGACTACCGCCCACGTCTACCAGCTTATAGAGAGCATCAAGACGGCCCTCCAGGTTAAGGGATTCTCCCTCGTCGAGGTCATTTCCCAGTGTCCTGTCCAGTACGGAAGGAGGAACAAGATGAAGGAGCCGGCAGAGATGCTCCGCTGGTTCCTCAAGAACAGCGTCCCCGTGAGCAAAGCTAAGAAGATGTCACCGGAAGAGCTTGAGGGCAAGTTCATCATCGGCGAGATAATCAACAGACAGAGGCCCGAGTTCACCGAAGAGC
- a CDS encoding 2-oxoacid:acceptor oxidoreductase subunit alpha: MIIRGDEPEQLRLLKRLYKPGNYFLQGNEAVAYGALFAGCRFYAGYPITPSSEIAETMARELPKLGGYYLQMEDEIGSIAAMVGASWTGFKVMTATAGPGFSLMQENLGYAVMTETPLVLVDVQRSGPSTGQATKGAQGDFFQAKWGTHGDHPIVAVSPISVEDAFWETVRAFNISEKLRTPVVVLFDGVLAHTREQIRIPDVEEVEITYRKLPKNEEEAKLPFGDPHGDGVPPMPLFGHGYFTHVTGSTHKENGLRDVYTPEVHDRLVRRIHRKIEQNKHVYEKYEEYFTDDAEILVVSWGVTARPSLGAVLKARDEGIRVGLFVPKTVHPFPGKRIKELGKKVRAILVPEMNLGQLILEVQRFVNDDVLLKGVNKIGGVPLTVEEILREIRGVA, translated from the coding sequence ATGATAATCCGAGGCGATGAGCCTGAGCAGCTCAGGCTTTTGAAGAGGCTTTACAAGCCGGGCAACTACTTCTTGCAGGGCAACGAGGCCGTTGCATACGGTGCGCTCTTTGCAGGCTGTCGTTTCTACGCGGGATATCCGATCACCCCCTCAAGCGAGATAGCCGAGACGATGGCGAGAGAGTTGCCCAAGCTTGGCGGCTACTACCTTCAGATGGAGGATGAAATCGGAAGCATTGCTGCAATGGTAGGAGCTTCTTGGACTGGATTCAAGGTCATGACTGCAACGGCTGGACCAGGATTCTCGCTCATGCAGGAAAACCTCGGCTACGCGGTAATGACTGAGACTCCCCTCGTTCTGGTTGACGTTCAGAGAAGTGGTCCAAGCACGGGGCAGGCCACCAAGGGCGCTCAGGGTGACTTCTTCCAGGCGAAATGGGGAACTCACGGGGACCACCCGATAGTTGCCGTCTCACCGATAAGTGTTGAAGATGCCTTCTGGGAAACTGTGAGAGCCTTTAACATCTCCGAGAAGCTCAGAACTCCGGTTGTTGTGCTCTTCGACGGTGTTCTTGCCCACACGAGGGAACAGATAAGAATCCCCGACGTGGAAGAAGTCGAGATAACCTACCGCAAACTGCCAAAGAATGAGGAAGAGGCAAAGCTTCCCTTCGGAGACCCGCACGGCGATGGTGTCCCACCGATGCCCCTCTTCGGCCACGGCTACTTCACCCACGTAACCGGCTCCACACACAAGGAGAACGGTCTTAGGGACGTTTACACCCCGGAAGTTCACGACAGGCTCGTGAGAAGAATCCACAGGAAGATAGAGCAGAATAAGCACGTTTATGAGAAGTACGAGGAGTACTTCACGGATGATGCAGAGATACTCGTCGTCAGCTGGGGCGTTACCGCGAGACCCTCACTCGGAGCGGTACTGAAAGCCAGGGATGAAGGAATAAGGGTCGGCCTCTTCGTTCCGAAGACCGTCCACCCGTTCCCGGGGAAGAGGATAAAAGAGCTCGGAAAGAAGGTTCGCGCAATACTTGTTCCCGAGATGAACCTTGGCCAGCTAATCCTTGAAGTCCAGCGCTTCGTCAACGACGACGTTCTTCTCAAAGGCGTGAACAAGATAGGCGGTGTTCCTCTGACCGTTGAGGAAATCCTGCGCGAGATAAGGGGTGTTGCCTGA